From a region of the Lactuca sativa cultivar Salinas chromosome 4, Lsat_Salinas_v11, whole genome shotgun sequence genome:
- the LOC111891383 gene encoding probable prolyl 4-hydroxylase 10, whose amino-acid sequence MASKGRSLLRGTSRRSSSSTLIFSIAIICSFFVLILLALGILSIPNSSSNSPKAHDLSSIVHHTTVDRSESKDDTADHWVEVISWEPRAVIYHNFLTQAECEYLINLAKPHMEKSTVVDSETGKSKDSRVRTSSGTFLARGRDKTIRTIEKKIADFTFLPVEHGEGLQVLHYEVGQRYEPHFDYFQDEFNTKNGGQRMATVLMYLSDVEEGGETVFPSAKGNISAVPWWNELSECGKEGLSVKPKMGDALLFWSMKPDASLDASSLHGGCPVIKGNKWSATKWIRVNEYRA is encoded by the exons ATGGCGTCAAAAGGGAGATCCTTACTTCGGGGTACTTCACGGAGATCTTCATCCTCGACGCTCATATTCTCAATTGCAATTATCTGTTCATTCTTCGTTTTAATCCTTCTCGCTCTCGGAATTCTTTCAATTCCAAACAGTTCCAGCAATTCTCCGAAAGCTCATGATCTCAGCTCCATCGTTCACCATACTACTGTTGACAG AAGTGAGAGTAAAGACGACACTGCAGATCATTGGGTTGAAGTGATCTCATGGGAGCCTAGAGCTGTTATTTATCACAATTTTCTG ACTCAGGCTGAATGTGAGTATCTAATCAACCTTGCTAAACCTCATATGGAGAAGTCAACTGTTGTTGACAGTGAAACTGGCAAAAGCAAAGATAGTAG GGTCCGAACAAGTTCTGGCACATTTTTGGCACGTGGGCGTGATAAAACGATCCGGACCATTGAAAAAAAGATTGCAGATTTCACCTTTTTACCTGTAG AACATGGGGAAGGACTACAAGTTCTCCACTATGAAGTTGGACAAAGATATGAGCCTCACTTTGATTACTTCCAAGATGAATTTAACACCAAAAATGGAGGTCAACGTATGGCTACAGTTCTAATGTATCT ATCAGACGTTGAAGAAGGGGGTGAAACCGTATTCCCATCAGCAAAAGGAAACATAAGTGCAGTCCCTTGGTGGAATGAATTATCTGAATGTGGGAAAGAAGGTTTATCTGTTAAACCAAAAATGGGAGATGCTTTGCTTTTTTGGAGCATGAAACCCGATGCATCTCTTGATGCTTCAAGTCTACATG GTGGGTGCCCCGTTATCAAGGGGAACAAGTGGTCGGCTACAAAATGGATCCGTGTCAATGAGTATAGAGCTTAA